The region CTCACCACTGGGACGATGGCTCCAGCCCCCCAGTGTACAGGGAGTGCTTCCCTCACCAGGCTAGACACTCCCACCCACGAGATGAGTGGTCACAGGAGGACTTAGGAGATGGGCCCAAGATGGACACAGGGGACTCGTGCCTCTGAATTGGTAGATGTCTGCCCCTAGGGGCCAAGACTGGGTccccagggctggcagcaccCTTGGTCCCTTCCTCCAAAAGCTAGACATGGAATTTAGGGCACAAGCCTGAGTCTACTTTCCCTCCACACCCCTTGGTAGTGCACAGAGACTCACTGACAgccacagggaggggctgggccagccgaCCCCATCCACGTGGGTGCACAGGCTCACTCTTGCCAGATCTTTGGATTCCCGAGAGAAGTTATAAAATCTATCAATTTTTGAATGATGGCAACtagttaaacattttaaaactttaaaacactGGGTGGGTAAAAGAGCAGCTGGAGAGACCCCCAGTTTGAGGCCCCGCGGCTGGTTGGTAATGGTGGAGAACTGGGCACGACATCAATACCCCAAATCAAGATTCCTAAATGATGTGCATTCTGGCCACACCACAGACAGCGCactgccatctataataataaaagtgtaatatgctaattagccggGACGAAGCCATGGCTGCAGCGGCTGCAAGGGCGGGATCCAGGCCGCCACCCGCAGCTGTGAGGGAGGACCGAGGCAGCCGCCTGCAAGGCCGACTCTTGCTCTAattccgtgcatcaggcctctagtttagatataATGCTGAGGGTTGTTGTTTGTAGATGTGGGAACACATCCCAGGCGGTTGTCAAGTGAAAAGAGCAGGTTCTAGGTCAGCCTGTGGCCTAAGGATGGAGGCATGTTACCCAAGTGCTAAGAGTGAGGGTTTTGAGGGTGGAGTTTGgatgtgacttttaaaatttataccatTTGTAGTGTCTGAATCACCTGCCCCTCACTACTATGCAGGGAAAATATGactttcatttagaaaaaaaaagagagaaattatagGCTACTTGAAAAGTGCTTAGCAATCAGAACAGACAGCTTTGAAGGGAGTGAGTTTTCCATGGTGGGAGGGCTCCAAGCCCAAGTTGTTGGCTAGAATGGTATAGGGGGGATTTCTGCCTTCTGTGGATCTTGAAGTCtttcttcccccaccttcccagcTTTCCAGACCTCAGTCAGACACTAAAATCCCTCCAAGACCTGAGAAATCATCTCACCCCATTCCCGTCCAGTGCTAGGGTGCTCTCTGCGTCTTTTTCTTACAAACTGGTTGCCCATGCATGGCTCGCATGCCCCTAAGACAGAGAACTCACTGCCTATTCCTCATCCCGTGTTTCCGAAAGCGTTCTTTATAACGTCGACAGTGTGGATATGGGTCTGGCTCAGAGTACCCACCCCAGAGTCGATTCCATGGTTTCATGGGAGCTGCCTTGTCACCTCCACTCCTACCCTGCAGGGTCCAGATTCTGAATGTCCAGGTGCTCCGCCTTCAGCTGAAATTCGTTGATGGTGTTGGGGTACGGTTGTTCGCAGCAGCCAATTTTACTATCAAGGTCTTTCGGTGAGTGAGTCTCcttgttgtgggggggggggataatcaGAGTCATTTCACTTTTCCAgccctcagttttctcctctgtaaaatgggatgaatCTTCGCAGCAAGACTATGAGGGTTGAAGCGAAGGGATTCATTGCTGTAATGAAAATTATGCCCCCCTTTCACAGTGCaaggcacataataggtgctcaataaacttaACTATGAGAATTATTTCTGTGCATCAGAAATAATTTACTAGTAAGTTTCAAACTAGGAGCTGGGCCTTCAGAGAGATCTCTTATTTTAACGCCTCTGTCCTGACACTACCCTTTTATTAGGCTTACTgagggccaggctgcaggcagggtGTTTTCATATGACTACCTCATGGAAAACCCTGTGAGATCGGTGCCCCAATCTTATGCCCACTTtgcagaagaggaagctgaggctcagcgTGGGGAATGACTGGCCCCGGGTCTTGTGGTGAGGGGGTATGGGGAGCCAGAGTTCATACCTACCCACTAGGTATAGGCGTGACCCTGAGTAACGTCTGTGGCCCTGAGTGGAGTTTGGGGCACTCCCGTGGGATCATTTTGTGCTGAGGGTCCTGCCTGTTTCAAGTTGGGGGCAGGCTTGGGCTGTGGGTTTACAGGATCTCGCATTGGTCAGCGTGGGCTCTGCTGGGCGGTGCTGCTGGGGCTCAAGAATGGCATCTCCGTAGAGTCCCAGAGCCCCTGGAGCTGATCCTGCCCGCGGTGCTGCAGGCGGATGCCCGTGTGGACCAGGGCTCCATCGGGACGCCCGTGgtcagcatctcctcctgcttctcACTCTTCAACAAAGCCATCGTGTTAGACGGCGGTCACAGGTGGGTGCCCGGGCTGCGGTCATTCTTGAGCTTCCTGCTCACGCCCTCATCCAATCGCCACAACGGGCCTAGATCTCCAGTATCACACCTGTTTCATGGCTGAGCACGCTGAGCCTCAGAGAGGGGGAAGGACAGTGAGTAtgcacccaaggtcacacagtgagcaTGCAGCCCCTGCCGTGTCCCCTCCGCCTCCCAGCCTGCACCGTGCGACAATGCACACAAACATACTATATTTGAAAGGATTCTGGGCTGATGCCTCTTTTGGGGATTTCAGAGGGCTGCCCCTCCCTGCAGAGATGGGGAGCCTGAGGCTCAGGGGGGCGGGCTCCTGCCAAGCTCTCCCTGTGTCAGGTGGCCCGCTCATGTCCTCATCGAAAGCTCGCAGCAGCTCCCGCCGCCAGAGCGCCTGCTGTGTGCCGGGTCCGGTCCGGCCCTTTCTGTCTCACAGTAATCCCACCAGGAGCGCGCCAGCActgccctcattttacagaatgACAAGCTGAGGCGCAGagcagttaagtgacttgcctcaggtcacacagctggcaaatGGTGGAGTTCAACCCCCCACAGGCTGACTAACCCACTGCTTGTGAACCCGCTGCATTACATCGCCCCCTTCCCACACGTGCGCAGGGCTCACTGAGGCCGGTGAGCACTTCAGACGGGACTTTTTCCCAGAGAAGAGTTGGGTATAAATTCATTCCTGCTTGTGTCCCATGGGCATCACGTGGGACTCACATCCCTTCACAGTCCTCGCGCGTGGTGGCTGTTCACAGAATGGAATCCCCGAGGTGGATGGCATCAAAAGCGCAGATGCCattctcccacctcccccagggGCACTTGAGTGAGTTTGGGCGGCAGCTCGGAGCAACATTTCAGCAGGTTTCCTAGGAATCCCTGTGGAGATGCATcaacttagaccagtggtcggcaaactcattagtcaacagagccaaatatcaacagtacaatgactgaaatgtattttgagagccaaattttttaaacttaaactataaagGTAGGTACATtggtattaacttaattagggtactcctaaggcttaggaagagccacactcaaggggccaaagagccgcatgtggctcgtgagccgcagtttgccggccatgGACTTAGACCCACCACTCATTGTTCAGAGGGGACGGGCCCAGAGCCAGGGAGGAACTTTCTGACAGAGACCTGGAGCCCAAGCGGGGAGCACCCCGCTTCACTGGGCTCCAAGTGGCCACGGACATGGCGGGCCCAGCTTTCCCAACACCCTGTCTGTCTCCCCGAAGCCTAGCCTCATTTTCACGTCTCAAGCCTTGAGCCACGTCCAAACCTTGAGACCAATGACCTCTTCtttgaggctcagtttcctcatctatagggGCAACTGTGCCAGCACCGTGTCCAGCCCATGGCAGGTGTGGAATGGGGATCACTGGCCCCTGACCGAGGGAGAGATGCCGCTCCCAGACTGTGGCTTTGCCAAAAGAGACAGCCCCAAGCGCACCCTGTCCTTGTCTCTTCCTTAGTGCGCCCCCTGAGCTGCTGGTCCGGGTGCAGAAACACATCAGAGCCGTCCTGTACAACAAGGTAAACACTCCTGCTGGGTCTCTGGGGAAGGAAAGCATCACTGTCCTCAGCGGGCGTGAATGCAGGGGCATTGCAGGCACAgtggggatgcaggcacaggggggatgcaggcacaggggggatgcaggcacaggggggatgcaggcacagggggatgcaggcacaggggggatgcaggcacaggggggatgcaggcacagggggggttgcaggcacagggggggatgcaggcacaggggggttgcaggcacaggggggggatgcaggcacaggggggatgcaggcacagggggggatgcaggcacaggggggatgcaggcacagggggatgcaggcacaggggggatgcaggcacaggggggatgcaggcacagggggggttgcaggcacagggggggatgcaggcacaggggggttgcaggcacaggggggggatgcaggcacaggggggatgcaggcacagggggggatgcaggcacagggggggatgcaggcacaggggggatgcaggcacaggggggatgcaggcacagggggggatgcaggcacaggggggttgcaggcacaggggggggatgcaggcacaggggggatgcaggcacagggggggatgcaggcacaggggggatgcaggcacagggggggatgcaggcacagggggggttgcaggcacagggggggatgcaggcacaggggggttgcaggcacaggggggatgcaggcacagggggggatgcaggcacaggggggatgcaggcacagggggatgcaggcacaggggggatgcaggcacagggggggttgcaggcacaggggggatgcaggcacaggggggatgcaggcacaggggggttgcaggcacaggggggatgcaggcacagggggggatgcaggcacaggggggatgcaggcacagggggatgcaggcacaggggggatgcaggcacagggggggttgcaggcacaggggggatgcaggcacaggggggatgcaggcacagggggggatgcaggcacagggggggatgcaggcacaggggggatgcaggcacaggggggatgcaggcacaggggggggatgcaggcacaggggggttgcaggcacagggggggatgcaggcacaggggggatgcaggcacaggggggatgcaggcacaggggggatgcaggcacaggggggatgcaggcacagggggggatgcaggcacaggggggatgcaggcacagggggggatgcaggcacagggggggttgcaggcacaggggggatgcaggcacaggggggttgcaggcacaggggggatgcaggcacagggggggatgcaggcacaggggggatgtaggcacagggggatgcaggcacaggggggatgcaggcacagggggggttgcaggcacaggggggttgcaggcacaggggggatgcaggcacagggggggttgcaggcacaggggggttgcaggcacaggggggatgcaggcacagggggggatgcaggcacaggggggggatgcaggcacaggggggatgtaggcacagggggatgcaggcacaggggggatgcaggcacaggggggggatgcaggcacaggggggatgcaggcacagggggggatgcaggcacaggggggatgcaggcacagggggttgcaggcacaggggggggatgcaggcacagggggggatgcaggcacagggggggatgcaggcacaggggggatgcaggcacagggggggatgcaggcacagggggggatgcaggcacaggggggttgcaggcacaggggggggatgcaggcacaggggggatgcaggcacagggggggatgcaggcacaggggggatgcaggcacagggggggatgcaggcacagggggggttgcaggcacagggggggatgcaggcacaggggggttgcaggcacaggggggatgcaggcacaggggggatgcaggcacaggggggttgcaggcacaggggggatgcaggcacagggggggatgcaggcacaggggggatgtaggcacagggggatgcaggcacaggggggatgcaggcacagggggggatgcaggcacaggggggatgtaggcacagggggatgcaggcacaggggggatgcaggcacagggggggatgcaggcacagggggggatgcaggcacaggggggatgcaggcacaggggggatgcaggcacagggggggttgcaggcacaggggggttgcaggcacaggggggatgcaggcacagggggggatgcaggcacaggggggggatgcaggcacaggggggatgcaggcacagggggggatgcaggcacaggggggatgtAGGCACAGGGGGGATGTAGGCacagggggatgcaggcacagggggggatgcaggcacaggggggatgcaggcacagtggggatgtaggcacaggggggatgcaggcacaggggggattgcaggcacaggggggattgcaggcacaggggggatgcaggcacagggggggatgcaggcacaggggggatgtaggcacagggggatgcaggcacagggggggatgcaggcacagggggggatgcaggcacaggggggttgcaggcacagggggggttgcaggcacaggggggttgcaggcacaggggggttgcaggcacaggggggatgcaggcacagggggggatgcaggcacagggggggatgcaggcacagggggggatgcaggcacaggggggatgcaggcacaggggggatgcaggcacagggggggatgcaggcacagagAGGATTGTGGTGGTTgcggcttttttttcttttcgaaGGCCCTGAGGGGGCTCCCCAACTTTCCCCATGAGAGCAGGAAAGCGGCGCCAAGGGCAGTGATGGGGAAGCCCAAACAAGGGCGGTTTGAGGGTGGCAGGGAAGGAGGCTCATTCTCTTGGGCCAGCCCCAATCTCATGCAAGAGGGTggtatggggatgatgctctgaGGGCCATGTGGCCGTGAAAATGAGAACGGACAAGGGCATGGGCCCTGGAGCCAGATGTGGCCTAGGTTCGAATTCCCCTTCCCCTCAGCTGCGATCCTTGGGCAAGTTGCCTAACCTCCCTCTGCCCCCGATTCTACATCTCCAATGCAGAGGTGGGCTGGCTGTGGGGTTAAGTGCATTAACTTCCATGGAGAAGTCGGGACAGCCTGGGCGGTGTGAGTGATGCTGCCACTGTTACTGTTTTAGCTCTCGTCATGAGCTGCCTGTGGCTGACTTGGGCCCACTGCTGACAGGAGCCGGTTCTCCATCTCTGCCCCTTCCTACCGCATCCCCACCTCCTTTAAGAGGCAGGAGCAGAGACTAAAATAACCCTCTGCGTGCCATCCCCCCatcttgcagatgagaaaactgaggttcgaGGGCTGaaggaggcacagcctgacctggccctctcctctgcctcctggccatgcctggccagcctcaccAGCTCTAGCCTGGACCAGACAGTGACCACCCCCCGGCCTTGCAGTCTCTCCTCTGCCCCACCTTCTATCACAGTGACCCCAGCTTAATACGCTTCTCTGGCTGCCCACTCTGCCCAGAACACTGGTCTCCCTGGCCTGCCTCCACCATGGGTAGCATCCTTCCACCAGTTGGTCCTCTATGCAGCAGGCTCCCTGCCTCaatgcccaggccctgctctggccACCTCTGCTGTCCTCTACAGTCCTGTTCTTTCCTCGGTGCCCAGGGGCCCCAGCTTCCCCTCTGACTCCCTGGTGCTCACATGAGGTGCCCGAAGATGCCCACTGGtggtggaggaaggaagggattcCAAGCCTTGGGGTCCAGTTTGGAGAGGCTTCCAGACTGGGACCCTATATCCTCCCCACTTGCCTCCTCCAGCCCCGAGTGCCGCCCTAACCCAGGCTCCTCTGTCTTGTCGCAGCTGTGTCTGAGCGTCTCCAACCTCGTGCAGGGCCTCAATGTCCACCTGGGAACTTTAATTGGTAAGACCTGGGAGTCCAGGGGGAGACGGAGGGGGACACCTGAGACCCTCTGAGGCCCTTAACACCCATCAAGATCCCCCCTCTGGATCAGGGTAGACTGCTAGGAGGTCAGTTGTAGGATGACTGaacagtaattattattattatttaaaatatatttttattgatttcatagaggaagggagagagaaagagatagaaacactaatgatgtgagagaatcattggtcaccTGCCTTCCTGCATGCTCTTCACAGGGGATCAAGACCacacctgggcacgtgccctgactgggaattgaattgtgacctcctggttcataggtcgatgctcaaccactgagccacgctggccaggctgactGAACAATTATTGATGGAATCTGGGAGTCTCAAAAATTCTAGAATATCTTTGAATGCTTAGTgcatgtatgcgtgtgtgtgtgtgtgtgtgtgtgtgtgtgtgtgtgtgcatgtgtgcgtgcacgtgtgtgtgtaggggagtaCATGCAATTTGCAATGGCCTCCTCCCCAGTCTGGAGAGTCAGAGACCCCTGCTCCCCTGGTTGTGCTCCCACATCTCCCACCACCTTTGCTGGactctctacctctcccccttTCAGGGCTCAGGCCCTTATATTCCATTCCTCCTGGGGGTCCCACAGGCTCCTCCAACTCAGCAGGTGCTCAACAGAACTCCAGCTCTTCTGCTCCCAAGTGCCCCTCTCCTGTTCCCCCTCAGGGGCCGCCACCGTCCAGAGTCACagctccctctcttcccttcccgtGGGGCTTGTCCCACCTCTGGTTTTCCCAGGGGTCCTCATTACCAGGGAGCACTAGGAGTTACTAGCGGAGACCCTGTCTTAGGCTCACCCCCCAGGGAACAGATCCTGAGATGAGGCTTTTAGTGTAAGTGGCTCCCTGGGGGTGGTTCCAGGAGCACTGgttgggaggggagcagggagacagGGGAGGCCTGTTAATGAGCAGGCACTGCCCTTGGGGAGCTCCTGACACCGAGTCTCACACCTCTGACATCCATGTATCTACCAACTCCCACCAGTCACCGGTCTCTTCCCCACCACCCCACACCTCCCACTCCCTCAGACGGCGTCCCAGGGGCTGGTAGCCgcaaagcacagtccccttaGAAAGGTGGCCACAGTTCGCCTGAAGCAAGGCTCCGTCAGGACCTCATCTTACAATCTGAAACTAAAAGCTATGAGAGTAggtcagcctcagtttctttttttttttttttttttttttccccctcagtttCTTTTTAGCAGTTTAAATGTTTACCAGCATTTAAGAACTATCTGGCAATGACCTGCCTGCCCGTCGCCACACAGATCAGAGAGTGCATCTTGTTGACAGGTTCTCGGTGAGCCCTGCGCATAAGCCAGGACTTCCTCTGTCCACCCCTCGCCCCcctggccccccccccgcccccgtcccagCCTCTTTGGAAGCTGCTCCTATCTGAGGCACACTTTCTCCTATCCCATGGCTTTGCCTGGGGTTCTGGTGTTTCTCCCATGCTGCTGTCACTGACTGTGAGAGCCAGAGCTGGTGGCTATTGGCAGCTGCACTTGACAGTTGGTTAGCTTTGCCTCTGAGACAGGGGTTTGCATCTAACACAACCCTAGGGCCGGTACTGTGCCTTTTGAGTGCCTGTCGGAGGCAGTGTGAGTAGGGGGAGAGAGTGTAGCTTCAGAGTTGGATGGACCTGGTATACAATCCTGGACACAATTGAACTCACCAAACTTTGTGCgtgcaaagtgtgtgtgtgtgtgtgtgtgtgtgtgtgtgtgtgtgtgtgagagagagagagagagagagagagagagagagagagagagagagagaaatggactCCTAACCTGGCAGGACTGTGGTGAGGACAGAATGAGAGAGTGTAAGTCAGATGCCTGGACCTTGGTAAATGTGAACTCTCTTCTTTTCCGTGGCTCCTTCTTGCCGTTGGCGGGGGTGTTTGTACCTCGTGCGACCTGTCTCTTTCCTTCTGATTTGGGGTCTTTAGTCTTCCATTGATTGGGAAGCGGAAACTAAAACTGTTAGAGTTGTGTCTACACTAAGAATCAACAGGCCGCGAGCGGCCGAATCGTGGGTGTGCGCACCTGGCAACTTCAGTTTGCTTGCTCAGGGGCCTTTTCCCACCGCGTTTGTTCCTTGGCCTGGGTCCGGCTAAACAAGGGAGCCGGGTGACTGAGTTTTCCGGATCCATGAGGTAAGTGTGCCATCTGTTCTTCTTCATTCTGGTTTCATTCAGGCCTGAAGCCTGTGGGTCCCGAGTCCCAGATCCGCTACTTCATGGTCAGTAAGCCCAACATCACTGAGGACTACATTTCCTTGGATATCAACGTAAGTGCCTCCTTGTCATCCCAGAGCCGGAGGCTTGTTGCCTCTGGAGTCCTTGGTGTTCTGGAAGATTCCTAAGAGAGCAGGGGGGTTGAGGAGAGAAGGCCTGGAATGGCATTCCAGGTGTGCAGCAGGACACATGGCGTCCTGGGATGGGTGGCATCTCAGAGCCCAGGTTCTGTGATGGAGCCATCTCATCTCCTGCTGATGCCCCACTGCTGTtccttccctctccacccccataGGCGGTTCTCTTCCTTCTGGGCAAGCCCATCGTCCTGCCCGTGGATGCCACCCCCTTCATGCTGCCAGAGCATGTGGGCACCAATGGTGCCATGGCAACCGTGGGCCTCTCCCAGGACATGTTTGACtctgccctcctgctgctgcagAAGGCTGGTTCCCTCAACATGGACATCACAGGACAGCTGGTGAGGGTCAACCTGCAGTCGGGGGCCTGTGGGGTAGGCGTGCCCCTGTGGACCAGCCTGGGGAGACCCCACAGAGGCCAAAGCATGGGTGGGTGAGGTGGATGGAGCTTTGGGGCCAGAGGGAGGCTGGTAGAAGGTTTAAATGAGGGTTGAGGGGAGGCAAGACATGGCCTAGCTTGGGGAGCTGCCACCCTCAAAGCTGTCACGCGTGGGGGACTGATTTCAGAAGTCGGATGACAACCTGCTGAACACCTCTGTGCTGGGCCAGATCATCCCCGAGGTTGGTAACATTTCTGATCATTTTGGGGTCAAGGCTCAGGATTGGGATGGGGGACTCTCTAGGCTGTGGGATCTCCACTGGCTCATATCTATCCCAAGTGGGGTTCAACGGCACCCCCTCCATCTCAGGCATGGCCCTCCTGCTCAGACACCATGCTGTGTTCTCCTCTGTGGAGAAATGCCCAAGCACGGTCTCTGCTTGTAATCTTCTTTCTGCTTCCATTTCCTTATCCATCTTTAAAACCAAGCTAGGGAATTAGCTCCTGGAGGAGGACCAAACCCCTCGTCTTGTCTTGGAGGCTCCTTGAGCTTCTATGGCTTCCGagcttccctccctcctggctcagATTGCACAGGCCATGCCTCTCTTTATGCTTATTGTCCCATCAGACCCGCATCCCTGAGGGAAGGGGCCTTGGATGGCCCCCCTCTGTGAACCACTAATGTACAAATGACGGCTTGACCAGCCTCAGAGGAATGATGAGGGGAGAGCACAGCCAGCCTTTGCCGCCAGGtggcctcctccctctctcccctctggttCCCCAGGTGGCCCGTCAGTTCCCTGAGCCCATGCCCGTGGTGCTCAAGGTGCGGCTGGGCGGCACGCCCGTGGCCACACTCCACACCAACAACGCTACCCTGCGGCTGCAGCCCTTCGTGGAGGTCCTGGCCTCGGCCTCCAACTCCGCTTtccattcccttttctccctcGATGTGGTGAgtgaggtgggctgggtggggctggccaggagggCGTTGGTTGTCAGGGAGACCTCACTTCCTGCCCCAGTCTCCTCATTTGCTCTGCTCTATCCACACGGGTCTCCTTGTTATTCCTTCAATGTTCCAGAATATTTCTGCCTCAGGACCTTGGCACAGGCCATACCCTGTGCCGAGGATACTCTTCCCCTGGCTCTTGCTCTGGCTGGCTTCTCTTCTTTCCGGTTTCAGCCTAAATGCTGGAGCCTTCCTCTAGGTGGCCTTCCGGGACCACCCGGAGAAAGATGGTCCCCATCAGCCCTCTGCACGCCACCACGCTGCCTTCATGGCACCCGCTGCTCCCTGAAGGGATTCCATCTGGTCGCTTTGGTTATTGTTCGCCACTGGCCTGTGCCTCACAAACACCTGAATGAGTGGGGGcatgggtgggaggtggggtcgCTGGCGGCCAGCTGAAAGGTCTCACTTGGCCCTGTGCCCTTTGACCCCGCTCTCCCCACTCACCCAGGCAGTAAACCTTAGCCTGCAGCTCTCCGTGTCCAAGGTGAAG is a window of Myotis daubentonii chromosome 8, mMyoDau2.1, whole genome shotgun sequence DNA encoding:
- the BPIFB2 gene encoding BPI fold-containing family B member 2 gives rise to the protein MARTRRLGLLLALLLPVVGASMPSTVVRLNKAMLSYVSESGKAPLQRAMQVTVPHFLDRSGEVLRPTRVQILNVQVLRLQLKFVDGVGVRLFAAANFTIKVFRVPEPLELILPAVLQADARVDQGSIGTPVVSISSCFSLFNKAIVLDGGHSAPPELLVRVQKHIRAVLYNKLCLSVSNLVQGLNVHLGTLIGLKPVGPESQIRYFMVSKPNITEDYISLDINAVLFLLGKPIVLPVDATPFMLPEHVGTNGAMATVGLSQDMFDSALLLLQKAGSLNMDITGQLKSDDNLLNTSVLGQIIPEVARQFPEPMPVVLKVRLGGTPVATLHTNNATLRLQPFVEVLASASNSAFHSLFSLDVAVNLSLQLSVSKVKLQGTTSVLGDVKLTVASSNVGFIDTDQIHALLGNVFEKPLLDHLNALLGMGVALPNVVNLHYVTPEVFVHKGYVVISSGLFYQN